A single region of the Desulfomonile tiedjei genome encodes:
- a CDS encoding glycogen-debranching protein, translated as MDKWTAIEGAPYPLGVSFIQAEKAYNFALYSKHATGLILNLYSEDDSATPVFIHRFNYLRNKSGRVWHCRIPAEVVDQALYYAYQVEGPFDLAEGHRFDASKVLLDPYARAICFPRAFSREAAIGPGSNAGKAPLGVIRCPEKPFDWTGDHKPMHTSDTIIYELHVRGFTRRANSGVDPDKRGTFAALALKIPYLKELGVTVVELMPVFQFDPQEGNFWGYMPMSFFALHQAYSGRKDFSEQLDEFKAMVKAFHQADIEVVLDVVFNHTGEGKEDGPTYGFRGIDNTTYYLLEADRSRYRNDAGTGNVLHTANRYVRTMILDSLRYWVKETHVDGFRFDLATIFTRNSDGSINLADPPIVSAIRTDPDLAKVLLIAEAWDVSSYQLGRNFPGSMWFQWNGQYRDDARSFVRGDSGQVGRLMQRLYGSDDLFPDSLIEAYRPFQSVNYITSHDGFCLYDLAAYDKKRNWANGHQNMDGTDNDLSWNCGWEGDEGLLPAVAALRRRQVKNFFCLLMLSNGTPMFCAGDEFMNTQLGNNNPYNQDNETTWLNWDLLERNKDVFRFFKLMIAFRKAHPSLGRSRFWRDDIRWFGVGPEVDWSSQSRSMAFFLNGESQKDQGIYVMINSSSEELEFAIQKGTNWRRVVDTALDGPHDIAEAGQEEPLTSLTYRVKPRSVVVLLGKPA; from the coding sequence ATGGACAAATGGACTGCGATCGAAGGTGCTCCGTATCCGTTGGGCGTCAGCTTTATTCAAGCTGAGAAAGCCTACAATTTTGCCCTTTACTCCAAACACGCCACCGGACTGATCCTCAATTTATACTCCGAGGACGATTCGGCGACTCCGGTGTTCATCCACCGCTTCAATTACTTGAGGAACAAGTCAGGCCGTGTCTGGCATTGCCGCATCCCGGCCGAGGTCGTGGACCAAGCCCTTTATTACGCATACCAGGTGGAAGGTCCGTTTGATCTGGCTGAAGGCCATCGCTTTGACGCGTCCAAAGTCCTGCTCGACCCATACGCCCGCGCAATATGTTTTCCACGTGCCTTCTCTCGGGAAGCGGCTATCGGTCCGGGGTCCAACGCGGGCAAAGCCCCACTAGGTGTGATCCGTTGCCCCGAGAAGCCGTTTGACTGGACGGGCGATCATAAGCCGATGCACACCAGCGACACGATCATCTATGAACTGCACGTTCGGGGCTTCACGCGCCGAGCCAACTCCGGGGTCGATCCCGACAAGCGAGGGACCTTCGCCGCGCTGGCCCTGAAGATCCCTTACCTTAAAGAGTTGGGTGTGACCGTGGTGGAACTTATGCCGGTGTTCCAGTTCGACCCTCAGGAGGGCAACTTTTGGGGTTATATGCCGATGAGCTTCTTTGCGCTTCATCAGGCGTATTCCGGGCGCAAGGACTTCTCCGAACAGCTCGACGAGTTCAAAGCAATGGTCAAGGCCTTTCATCAGGCGGACATCGAGGTTGTCCTGGACGTGGTGTTCAATCATACGGGTGAAGGCAAGGAAGACGGGCCGACGTATGGTTTTCGAGGCATTGACAACACCACGTACTACCTGCTGGAGGCAGATCGCAGCCGATATCGCAATGACGCGGGCACGGGCAATGTGCTGCACACCGCGAACCGTTATGTGCGCACCATGATCCTCGACAGCCTGCGCTACTGGGTTAAAGAGACCCATGTGGACGGTTTCCGTTTCGATCTTGCGACCATCTTCACCCGAAATAGCGACGGCTCCATCAACCTGGCCGACCCGCCGATTGTTTCAGCAATCCGCACTGACCCCGACCTTGCCAAGGTCCTTCTAATTGCTGAAGCGTGGGACGTTTCCTCTTATCAGCTCGGGCGAAACTTCCCGGGCTCCATGTGGTTTCAGTGGAACGGACAGTATCGGGATGACGCGCGCTCGTTTGTAAGGGGGGACTCGGGGCAAGTCGGCCGTTTGATGCAACGGCTTTACGGAAGTGACGACCTGTTTCCCGATTCCTTGATTGAGGCTTATCGCCCATTCCAAAGCGTGAACTATATCACCTCCCACGACGGATTTTGCCTCTATGACCTCGCTGCGTACGATAAGAAGCGCAACTGGGCCAATGGCCATCAAAATATGGATGGCACAGACAATGACCTGTCCTGGAATTGTGGCTGGGAAGGCGACGAAGGCCTGCTCCCGGCGGTGGCCGCGCTTCGGCGGCGGCAAGTGAAGAATTTCTTTTGCCTGTTGATGCTTTCCAACGGCACACCGATGTTCTGTGCGGGCGATGAATTTATGAATACGCAGTTGGGAAATAACAACCCGTACAACCAGGACAACGAGACCACCTGGCTCAACTGGGATTTGCTGGAAAGGAACAAGGACGTATTCCGCTTCTTCAAGCTCATGATCGCTTTTCGAAAAGCCCATCCGTCGCTGGGGCGCAGTCGCTTCTGGAGAGATGACATCAGGTGGTTCGGCGTAGGCCCCGAAGTTGACTGGTCTTCCCAGTCCCGCAGCATGGCCTTCTTCCTGAACGGAGAGTCGCAGAAGGATCAAGGCATCTATGTAATGATCAACTCTTCCTCGGAGGAACTCGAATTCGCTATTCAGAAGGGCACAAATTGGCGCCGCGTGGTAGATACGGCCCTGGACGGCCCTCACGACATCGCGGAGGCAGGGCAAGAAGAACCGCTGACTAGCCTCACTTACCGCGTGAAGCCCAGGTCAGTGGTTGTGTTGTTGGGTAAACCCGCCTGA
- a CDS encoding metallophosphoesterase has protein sequence MGFAVRRHEREVSLLTRREFLWASGATLAAGAGVGIYTFEIEPHWVEFVHRSLPIRGLPRSLQGRTLAHLSDIHVGGVNDEYVTATFQRVAALRPDIVVVTGDLMSYYTGAFKRMESVYRHFPMGRLATVATLGNHDYGPNWSHPEVAAKAVDIVSDFGITVLRNQIHEIEGLRIVGLDDLLAKRFDKERAAALLKSASPALVLSHNPDTVDLPVWDGYEGWILSGHTHGGQCKPPFFRPPLLPCRNRRYIAGEFALSGGRRMYISRGVGHLLHVRFNVRPEVTVFQLQST, from the coding sequence ATCGGCTTTGCCGTTAGGCGGCACGAAAGAGAGGTTTCATTGCTTACACGGCGTGAATTTCTTTGGGCTTCGGGGGCCACGTTGGCTGCTGGTGCAGGTGTCGGGATATATACCTTCGAGATAGAGCCCCATTGGGTGGAGTTCGTGCACCGTTCGTTGCCGATTCGAGGACTGCCGCGTTCGTTGCAGGGACGAACACTGGCCCACCTGAGCGACATCCACGTGGGAGGAGTAAACGATGAGTACGTGACAGCCACATTTCAGCGGGTGGCCGCGCTTCGGCCGGACATCGTTGTGGTGACGGGCGACCTGATGTCATATTATACGGGAGCCTTCAAGAGGATGGAGTCGGTCTATCGGCATTTCCCAATGGGACGTCTGGCAACGGTGGCCACTCTCGGGAACCACGATTACGGTCCTAATTGGTCACACCCGGAGGTCGCGGCAAAGGCAGTCGATATTGTCTCGGATTTCGGCATAACTGTGCTCCGCAATCAAATTCATGAGATCGAAGGGCTCCGGATCGTAGGGCTGGACGACCTGCTGGCTAAGCGTTTCGACAAAGAGCGGGCGGCAGCCCTCCTGAAATCTGCATCACCCGCACTGGTGCTGAGTCATAATCCGGATACGGTTGATCTGCCGGTCTGGGACGGTTACGAGGGATGGATCCTCTCGGGCCACACACACGGGGGCCAGTGCAAACCGCCGTTTTTTCGGCCGCCGCTATTGCCGTGCCGCAACCGACGTTATATTGCCGGGGAGTTCGCCCTCAGCGGAGGTCGCCGAATGTACATCAGCCGAGGCGTGGGCCACCTTCTGCACGTGCGTTTTAACGTCCGTCCCGAGGTCACGGTTTTCCAGTTGCAGAGCACGTAG